The Saprospiraceae bacterium genome contains the following window.
GAAAAATGCTGCAATGATAAAATTTTGCAATCCTGTAATAAGGCTAATAGACTAAAGGCTATAGACTAGAGACTAGAGACTATAGACTAGAGCCTGAATTAAAATTCTTTTGAATCTCACTAGCCAAATTCTTATACTCAAGCTCTGAAAATTGCAAGCGTGGATTTGAAAAATTTAATTCACTAATTGCATTCAACGGAACCAGATGTATATGTGCATGTGGAACTTCCAGACCAATTACGGTCATCCCTACTTTAGTGCATGGCACGGTTTGCTTAATCGC
Protein-coding sequences here:
- a CDS encoding HIT family protein; this encodes MASIFTKIIGGEIPCYFLAENEYCFSFLDIKPLAKGHALVIPKMELDYFFDLPDDILNQLMQFSKQMAHAIKQTVPCTKVGMTVIGLEVPHAHIHLVPLNAISELNFSNPRLQFSELEYKNLASEIQKNFNSGSSL